The following proteins come from a genomic window of Hymenobacter canadensis:
- a CDS encoding DUF3667 domain-containing protein → MAHHATHLPACANCGYSFPPDAPAEFCPRCGQQNHEVNISFGHLVEETLEGLFHFDGKVFRTAGLLLFRPGVLTRQFLEGRRMPYVPPVRLYVFLSFVFFLLLSSATKPEHGQERPMQLFARRAANLTESANDSARQQEQQLLQAIAQAPTPARRDSLRRLLADSVRQRLRAGRQPVLAYLPGTARPDSAAPGNADTGFNVSVMGVKIKEEEVAKLPEDITQAQVDSVLRSKGATPGFWNRLGVKRTVRWHHVTSAEAMHQILRGLSLLIFLIMPLAALLLKGVYFRQHRHYISHLIFTVHVHCFLFVYFGVALLLSKLSFMAWAEDYVLLIPAVYFVVALRNFYQQSWLKTVLKSLLLGGSYGFTLSLALMLVALGGLILF, encoded by the coding sequence ATGGCGCACCACGCTACTCATCTACCTGCCTGCGCAAACTGCGGCTACTCGTTTCCGCCCGACGCTCCGGCGGAGTTCTGCCCGCGCTGCGGCCAGCAAAACCATGAGGTCAATATCTCCTTCGGCCACCTAGTAGAGGAAACCCTGGAAGGCCTTTTCCACTTCGATGGCAAAGTGTTTCGCACGGCAGGCCTGTTGCTGTTCCGGCCAGGCGTGCTCACGCGGCAGTTTCTGGAAGGCCGGCGCATGCCCTACGTGCCGCCGGTGCGGCTTTATGTGTTTCTGAGCTTCGTGTTCTTCCTGCTCCTTTCGTCGGCTACCAAGCCCGAGCACGGCCAGGAGCGGCCGATGCAGCTGTTCGCCCGGCGGGCCGCCAACCTCACGGAAAGCGCCAACGACTCTGCCCGGCAGCAGGAGCAGCAACTACTGCAAGCCATAGCGCAGGCCCCCACGCCCGCCCGCCGCGACAGTCTGCGGCGCCTCCTCGCCGATTCGGTGCGCCAGCGCCTGCGAGCCGGCCGGCAACCGGTACTGGCCTACTTGCCCGGCACCGCCCGTCCGGATTCGGCCGCCCCCGGGAATGCCGATACCGGCTTCAACGTTTCGGTGATGGGCGTGAAAATCAAGGAAGAAGAGGTGGCGAAGCTGCCCGAGGACATCACGCAGGCGCAGGTAGATTCCGTGCTGCGCAGCAAGGGCGCCACGCCCGGTTTCTGGAACCGGCTGGGCGTGAAGCGGACCGTACGCTGGCACCACGTCACGAGTGCCGAGGCCATGCACCAGATCCTGCGCGGCCTGTCGCTGCTCATTTTCCTGATTATGCCGCTGGCTGCGCTATTGCTCAAGGGCGTGTACTTCCGGCAGCACCGCCACTACATCAGCCACCTCATCTTCACGGTGCACGTGCACTGCTTTCTGTTCGTGTATTTCGGGGTGGCGCTGCTGCTCAGCAAGCTCAGCTTCATGGCCTGGGCCGAAGATTATGTACTGCTGATACCGGCCGTGTATTTTGTGGTGGCACTCCGCAACTTCTACCAGCAAAGCTGGCTGAAAACGGTGCTGAAATCCCTGCTCCTGGGCGGCAGCTACGGCTTTACGCTGAGCCTGGCCCTGATGCTGGTAGCGTTGGGCGGGCTGATTCTGTTTTAG
- a CDS encoding T9SS type A sorting domain-containing protein yields the protein MPSAAEQQVQLQLPNLATGVYLLRLTTESGTATHKVVVE from the coding sequence CTGCCGAGTGCCGCCGAGCAGCAAGTGCAACTACAGCTGCCCAACCTGGCAACCGGCGTTTATCTGCTGCGTCTCACCACTGAAAGCGGCACCGCCACGCACAAAGTAGTGGTGGAATGA
- the arfB gene encoding alternative ribosome rescue aminoacyl-tRNA hydrolase ArfB — MLPAAADFLPELQFQTSRSSGPGGQNVNKVESRVELRFRLLESQLLTDEQKQTLQQKLASKLTLEGELLVVAQEDRSQLRNKETALQKFHELLTKALHKPKARKATKPSKGAVRQRLESKKKHGDKKTNRGRVDF; from the coding sequence ATGCTGCCTGCCGCCGCCGACTTCCTGCCCGAACTCCAGTTCCAGACCAGCCGCAGCAGCGGGCCCGGCGGGCAGAACGTGAACAAGGTGGAAAGCCGCGTGGAGCTGCGCTTCCGACTGCTGGAGTCGCAGCTGCTCACCGACGAGCAGAAGCAGACGCTGCAGCAGAAGCTGGCCTCCAAGCTCACGTTGGAGGGCGAGCTGCTGGTGGTGGCGCAGGAAGACCGCAGCCAGCTGCGCAACAAGGAAACCGCGCTGCAGAAGTTTCATGAGCTGCTAACCAAAGCCCTGCACAAGCCCAAAGCGCGCAAAGCCACCAAGCCCAGCAAAGGCGCCGTGCGCCAGCGCCTGGAGTCCAAGAAGAAGCACGGCGACAAGAAAACCAACCGCGGCCGGGTGGATTTTTAG
- a CDS encoding DUF72 domain-containing protein — MDFGRLSDLRYVDFRLPPDHPDTAALLARVPASDSPGLYVGCPIWTNKAWLGSYFPAGIREAEYLHHYGRQFNSLELNTTHYRIPEAPTVRKWRDAVPPGFRFCPKLPQIISHDRALYNVDDLTTTFCRSIVELEDRLGWCFLQLPPTFGPEHLSRLERYLLDFPAEVPLAVELRHPAWFADSVAFAAVAAMLEALGKTLVISDVAGRRDVLHMRLTTPTAFIRFNGHGLVASDYQRADDWAERIAGWLQQGLQTVYFFVHQKDIMHTPLWTQHFLGRLHTLTGLGVNPPRIIPQAVQGSLF, encoded by the coding sequence GCTTCGGATAGCCCCGGCCTCTACGTCGGCTGCCCCATCTGGACCAACAAGGCTTGGCTGGGCTCCTATTTTCCGGCCGGCATCCGCGAGGCTGAGTACCTGCACCATTATGGCCGGCAGTTCAACAGCCTGGAGCTGAATACCACCCACTACCGCATCCCCGAGGCACCCACCGTGCGCAAGTGGCGCGACGCCGTGCCGCCGGGCTTCCGCTTCTGCCCCAAGCTGCCCCAGATCATCAGCCACGACCGGGCCTTATATAATGTCGACGACCTGACCACCACGTTCTGCCGGTCCATTGTGGAGCTGGAGGATCGGCTGGGCTGGTGCTTTCTGCAGCTGCCGCCCACCTTCGGCCCCGAGCACCTGAGCCGACTGGAGCGCTACTTGCTCGACTTCCCGGCCGAGGTGCCGCTGGCCGTGGAGCTGCGCCATCCCGCCTGGTTTGCCGATTCCGTGGCGTTTGCCGCCGTGGCGGCTATGCTGGAAGCGCTGGGCAAAACGCTGGTGATAAGCGACGTAGCCGGCCGCCGCGACGTGCTGCACATGCGCCTGACCACGCCCACCGCCTTCATCCGCTTCAACGGCCACGGCTTGGTTGCCTCCGACTACCAGCGCGCCGACGACTGGGCCGAGCGGATTGCGGGTTGGCTGCAGCAGGGCCTGCAGACCGTTTATTTCTTCGTGCACCAGAAGGATATCATGCACACGCCCCTCTGGACGCAGCACTTCCTGGGCCGCCTGCACACGCTCACGGGTTTGGGCGTCAATCCGCCGCGCATCATTCCGCAGGCAGTGCAAGGGAGTTTGTTCTAA
- a CDS encoding DUF6992 family protein — protein MLRRLSSLALCLLAANGLAAQQLPSPATEFQAQRTLLDQHGMLVLGGWALGNVGVSGARYFATEGREKYFHQMNVGWGVVNLALAGTSLWATRRPPAAATDRPTLVRTQLRTENLYLFNAGLDVAYLATGLYLRERAASRPTVRRQQQLRGYGQSLLLQGGFLLAFDGLMFAAHHRHASRSLYPLLSGLQIGPGTVALTLPIR, from the coding sequence ATGCTGCGCCGCCTGTCCTCTCTTGCGTTATGTCTGCTGGCTGCTAATGGGCTGGCGGCGCAGCAGCTCCCTTCTCCTGCCACCGAGTTTCAGGCCCAACGCACCTTGCTGGACCAGCACGGCATGCTGGTGCTGGGAGGCTGGGCTTTGGGCAATGTGGGCGTGAGCGGGGCCCGCTACTTCGCCACTGAAGGCCGCGAGAAATACTTCCATCAGATGAACGTGGGCTGGGGCGTGGTAAACCTAGCGCTGGCTGGCACCTCGCTGTGGGCCACGCGCCGCCCGCCCGCCGCCGCCACCGATCGGCCCACGCTGGTTCGCACCCAGCTACGCACCGAAAACCTGTACCTCTTCAACGCCGGCCTCGACGTGGCCTACCTGGCGACGGGTCTGTATCTGCGGGAGCGGGCCGCCTCCCGCCCCACCGTGCGCCGCCAGCAGCAGCTGCGCGGCTACGGCCAGTCGTTGCTGCTGCAGGGCGGCTTTCTGCTGGCATTCGATGGGCTGATGTTTGCGGCCCACCATCGCCACGCCTCCCGGAGCCTATATCCGCTGCTGAGTGGGCTGCAGATAGGGCCGGGCACGGTGGCCCTCACGCTGCCCATCCGCTGA
- a CDS encoding matrixin family metalloprotease, with protein sequence MKHIPHLLLALALAFSSEVQAQLQPAETRCLVLPLSLAARAAAVPLVVEAEVLSSRSFWDAGHRRIYTAHQLRVFSTLKGAAPTQLTVLTEGGTVGFDRHQLTNTLQLRSGEQGVLFLVPATFAGTAAEAGAWAVYGSEQGFLPYDLATATVADLFQPLGTINEAFYQRLTAATGQTRQAVQPNAALAAARQRLAAPVVARGQAPVVSSLSPTTLPAGTGAVLTLTGSGFGATRGAGFVEFRNADNGGTSLVKPQDADYVSWTDMRIVVRVPALGQPAAPAGSGPVRVTTNDQLQATSAASLTVPYAVSNVLSTPGNQLVRPNHISQNGRGGYSFRFETAFAANTAAAAAWNRALATWRCQTGINWDTDAPLRTSRGAAEDGENSIGFDQGGELPANVLGRTTSYYRGCFRPDGRLVFYVQEIDMQFDDATNWQFGPAPAVGLQLDFETVAVHELGHAQQLSHVILPRAIMHFAVARGQNTRTLVADDIAGGRLVLRTRSFAAQGCGPAPMLPAPLTAFSAAAAPTGILLNWATRAECFLSGFEVQRARGTDTTTWQTLAAVPASAAYTYLDAQPQTGLGYYRLRLRRPDGSFDATAPVLATTDAASASQPAVFPNPTAGRPLRLQYPATTTGRVRAELYDAVGRRVATTFLEYQPGLNLLPVPTESLKAGWYVLRYLDTDGRTGALPFVQTGE encoded by the coding sequence ATGAAGCATATTCCGCATCTGTTGCTGGCGTTGGCGCTGGCTTTTTCCAGTGAAGTGCAGGCCCAACTGCAGCCCGCCGAAACCCGCTGCCTGGTGCTGCCCCTGAGCCTGGCGGCGCGGGCCGCCGCCGTGCCACTGGTGGTAGAGGCGGAAGTGCTCAGCTCCCGGAGCTTCTGGGACGCCGGCCACCGTCGCATCTACACGGCGCACCAGCTGCGCGTATTCAGCACACTGAAAGGCGCGGCCCCCACCCAGCTAACGGTGCTGACGGAGGGCGGCACCGTGGGTTTCGACCGCCACCAACTCACCAACACGCTGCAACTGCGCTCCGGTGAGCAGGGCGTGCTGTTTCTGGTGCCGGCCACCTTCGCCGGCACGGCCGCCGAGGCCGGGGCGTGGGCCGTGTATGGCAGTGAGCAGGGTTTTCTGCCCTATGACCTGGCCACGGCTACAGTCGCCGACCTGTTTCAGCCGCTGGGGACTATTAACGAGGCCTTCTATCAGCGGCTGACGGCTGCTACAGGGCAGACCCGGCAGGCGGTGCAGCCCAACGCCGCCCTGGCCGCCGCCCGGCAGCGGCTGGCAGCGCCCGTAGTGGCGCGTGGGCAGGCCCCGGTAGTCAGCAGCCTGAGCCCCACCACGCTGCCGGCCGGAACGGGCGCGGTCCTCACGCTGACCGGCTCGGGGTTTGGCGCGACCCGAGGAGCCGGTTTCGTGGAGTTTCGTAATGCCGACAATGGCGGCACCTCACTGGTGAAGCCTCAGGATGCCGACTACGTCAGCTGGACCGATATGCGCATTGTGGTGCGGGTGCCGGCCCTGGGCCAGCCCGCCGCCCCGGCCGGCAGCGGCCCGGTGCGCGTCACGACCAACGACCAGCTGCAGGCCACCAGCGCCGCCTCGCTTACGGTGCCTTACGCCGTGAGCAACGTGCTGAGCACGCCCGGCAACCAGCTGGTGCGGCCTAACCATATCAGCCAGAACGGCCGCGGCGGCTACAGCTTCCGGTTTGAAACGGCCTTTGCCGCCAACACCGCTGCCGCCGCCGCCTGGAACCGGGCCCTTGCCACCTGGCGCTGCCAGACCGGCATCAACTGGGACACAGACGCGCCGCTGCGCACCAGCCGCGGAGCCGCCGAAGACGGCGAGAACAGCATCGGCTTCGACCAGGGCGGCGAGCTACCGGCGAACGTGCTGGGCCGCACCACCAGCTACTACCGCGGCTGCTTCCGGCCCGACGGGCGGCTGGTGTTCTACGTGCAGGAAATCGATATGCAGTTCGATGACGCCACCAACTGGCAGTTCGGGCCCGCGCCGGCCGTGGGCCTGCAGCTGGATTTTGAGACGGTGGCGGTGCACGAGCTGGGGCACGCGCAGCAGCTTTCGCACGTGATTCTGCCGCGGGCCATCATGCATTTTGCCGTTGCGCGCGGCCAGAACACGCGCACGCTGGTCGCCGATGACATTGCGGGCGGAAGGCTGGTGCTGCGCACGCGCAGCTTTGCGGCGCAGGGCTGCGGCCCGGCGCCTATGCTGCCGGCGCCGCTCACGGCCTTTTCGGCGGCGGCAGCTCCCACGGGTATCCTGCTGAACTGGGCCACCCGCGCCGAATGTTTTCTGAGCGGTTTTGAGGTGCAGCGAGCCCGAGGCACCGACACCACCACCTGGCAGACCTTGGCCGCCGTGCCCGCCTCGGCTGCCTACACCTACCTCGATGCGCAGCCCCAAACCGGCCTGGGCTACTACCGCCTGCGCCTGCGCCGCCCCGATGGCAGCTTCGATGCTACGGCCCCGGTGCTGGCTACCACCGATGCCGCCAGTGCCAGCCAACCCGCCGTGTTTCCGAACCCGACGGCGGGCCGGCCGCTACGGCTGCAATACCCGGCCACTACCACTGGGCGCGTGCGGGCCGAACTGTATGATGCCGTAGGTCGGCGGGTTGCCACCACGTTTCTGGAGTATCAGCCCGGCCTCAACCTGCTGCCGGTGCCTACCGAAAGCCTGAAAGCCGGCTGGTACGTGCTGCGCTACCTCGATACCGACGGCCGCACCGGCGCGCTGCCGTTTGTGCAGACCGGCGAGTAG
- a CDS encoding nuclear transport factor 2 family protein — translation MHPHEQLLHRFYQAFQRRDHAAMAACYHPQATFEDAAFQLQGADVGKMWRMLCERGKDLRLAYNDISADDQHGAATWDARYTFSQTGRAVHNHIRARFTFQDGLILTHHDEFSFWRWSRQALGPVGWLLGWSGFLQNKVRKSAAQGLASYRPQLSQ, via the coding sequence ATGCATCCGCACGAACAGCTTCTGCACCGCTTCTACCAGGCCTTCCAGCGCCGTGACCATGCCGCCATGGCCGCCTGCTACCACCCCCAAGCTACCTTCGAGGATGCTGCGTTTCAGTTGCAGGGCGCCGACGTTGGGAAGATGTGGCGCATGCTCTGTGAGCGGGGCAAAGACCTGCGCCTCGCCTATAACGACATCAGCGCCGACGACCAGCACGGGGCCGCCACCTGGGATGCCCGCTACACGTTCTCGCAGACCGGCCGGGCGGTGCACAACCATATCCGCGCCCGCTTTACGTTCCAGGATGGCCTCATCCTCACGCACCATGACGAGTTCAGCTTCTGGCGCTGGTCGAGGCAGGCGCTGGGGCCGGTGGGCTGGCTGCTGGGCTGGTCGGGGTTTCTGCAGAACAAGGTGCGCAAATCGGCCGCGCAGGGGCTGGCGTCGTACCGGCCGCAGCTGAGCCAGTAA
- a CDS encoding head GIN domain-containing protein has product MKTFRYFSLTMLLALVLPALLLAAPGREVRAVAAFTQLGLSNSAKVVLRQGSPQRVEVEAATADLARIETVVEGGRLRISTKQQTGKMWSSDNLEGPVTVYVTMPDIAELGVSGSGQIKAEEAVKVSRLSLAVSGSGRILLPQLTASELKSAVSGSGEILVAGLCPQHEARISGSGNVRASELRTEASAIRISGSGTGRLYASRTLEASIAGSGDVYVRGGATVSSKIAGSGRVRKE; this is encoded by the coding sequence ATGAAAACCTTCCGTTACTTTTCCCTGACGATGCTGCTGGCGCTGGTGCTGCCGGCGCTGCTACTGGCCGCCCCCGGCCGCGAAGTGCGTGCGGTGGCCGCCTTCACCCAACTGGGTTTGTCTAATTCGGCCAAAGTGGTGTTGCGGCAGGGCAGCCCGCAGCGCGTGGAAGTGGAAGCTGCCACCGCCGATCTGGCCCGCATCGAAACCGTGGTGGAAGGCGGCCGCCTGCGCATCAGCACCAAGCAGCAAACCGGCAAAATGTGGTCGAGCGACAACCTCGAAGGCCCGGTGACGGTCTACGTGACCATGCCCGACATTGCAGAGCTGGGCGTGAGCGGTTCCGGCCAGATCAAAGCCGAAGAGGCCGTGAAGGTTTCCCGGCTGTCGTTGGCGGTCAGCGGCTCGGGCAGAATTCTGCTGCCCCAGCTCACAGCCAGCGAGTTGAAATCGGCGGTGTCGGGCTCGGGCGAAATACTGGTGGCCGGCCTCTGCCCGCAGCATGAGGCCCGCATCAGCGGCTCCGGCAACGTGCGCGCCTCCGAGCTGCGCACCGAAGCCAGCGCCATCCGCATCAGCGGCTCCGGCACCGGCCGCCTCTACGCCAGCCGCACGCTGGAAGCCAGCATTGCCGGCTCCGGCGACGTGTACGTGCGGGGCGGCGCCACCGTCAGCAGCAAGATTGCCGGCTCCGGCCGGGTGCGCAAGGAGTAG
- a CDS encoding M13 family metallopeptidase, with protein sequence MTLLSSSRRWLAAPALLLALAGCNSGTKSGSAQPDLLQANLDTTVRPGDDFFQYANGGWLKQHPIPASESSWGIGKEVQNEVYARLRALNQEAAKANAAAGTTQQKIGDFWATGMDSVAIDQQGLAPLKAELDRLAALRTPADVQAAMARLIPLNVNALVGPYVAQDAKNSEKMALYLYQAGLGLPNRDYYFNKDARTANIRKEYGTHVAKMLGLMGEDAATAQRHSVQVVKLETALAGASRKLEALRDPYANYNKMTLAQLNQLTPGLDWKTWFTQAGMANVDTVIVGQPEFYREAARLLRTAPVEDWRAYLQWQLLHTYAERLSAPFDNENFRFYGTVLQGRKEQRPRWKRVLDDEESAMGEALGQLFVKEYFTPETKARYEKLTTNVVASFREHIQALDWMSDSTKQKALVKLTKITPKVGYPAKWRDYSALDIKRDSYAANMMRANQWRYRYELSKLGKPVDRTEWSMTPQTYNAYYNPSNNEIVLPAAIFAVPGLKDADADDAIIYGYAGASTIGHELTHGFDDEGSQFDENGNLRNWWSKKDRAAFQQRVNGIVRQFNGYTVLDSLHINGKATAGENIADLGGIVIAFDAFKKTEQYKKNEKIGGLTPTQRYFLGYALGWQNHQRDEVLAQRILTDVHSPASYRVNGPFADVPAFYEAFNVKPTDKLYRPDSARVTIW encoded by the coding sequence ATGACCCTCCTTTCCTCTTCGCGCCGCTGGCTGGCCGCCCCGGCCCTGCTGCTGGCCCTGGCCGGCTGCAACTCCGGCACCAAATCGGGCAGCGCCCAGCCCGACCTGCTGCAAGCCAACCTCGACACCACCGTGCGCCCCGGCGACGACTTCTTTCAGTACGCCAACGGCGGCTGGCTGAAGCAGCACCCCATTCCGGCCTCAGAAAGCAGCTGGGGCATTGGAAAGGAAGTACAGAACGAGGTGTATGCCCGCCTGCGCGCCCTCAACCAGGAAGCCGCCAAAGCCAACGCCGCCGCCGGCACCACCCAGCAGAAAATCGGCGACTTCTGGGCCACCGGCATGGACTCCGTGGCCATCGACCAGCAGGGCCTGGCGCCGCTCAAAGCCGAGCTGGACCGCCTGGCCGCCCTGCGCACGCCCGCCGATGTGCAGGCCGCCATGGCCCGCCTGATTCCGCTGAACGTGAATGCGCTGGTGGGCCCCTACGTGGCGCAGGACGCTAAAAACAGCGAGAAGATGGCGCTGTATCTGTACCAGGCCGGCCTGGGCTTGCCCAACCGCGACTACTACTTCAACAAGGACGCCCGCACCGCCAACATCCGCAAAGAGTACGGCACGCACGTGGCCAAGATGCTGGGGCTGATGGGCGAAGACGCCGCCACCGCCCAGCGCCACAGCGTCCAGGTGGTGAAGCTGGAAACGGCCCTGGCTGGGGCCTCGCGCAAGCTGGAAGCCCTGCGCGACCCGTACGCCAACTACAACAAGATGACCCTGGCCCAGCTCAACCAGCTCACGCCCGGCCTCGACTGGAAAACCTGGTTCACGCAGGCCGGCATGGCCAATGTGGATACGGTGATTGTGGGCCAGCCGGAGTTCTACCGCGAAGCCGCCCGCCTGCTGCGCACGGCCCCCGTGGAAGACTGGCGCGCCTACCTGCAATGGCAGCTGCTGCACACCTACGCCGAGCGCCTGAGCGCGCCCTTCGACAACGAGAACTTCCGCTTCTACGGCACCGTGCTGCAGGGCCGCAAAGAGCAGCGTCCCCGCTGGAAGCGCGTGCTCGACGACGAGGAAAGCGCCATGGGCGAGGCCCTGGGCCAGCTGTTTGTGAAAGAGTATTTCACGCCCGAAACCAAGGCCCGCTACGAAAAGCTGACCACGAACGTGGTGGCCTCCTTCCGCGAGCATATTCAGGCCCTGGACTGGATGAGCGACTCCACCAAGCAGAAAGCCCTGGTGAAGCTCACCAAAATCACCCCGAAGGTGGGCTACCCCGCCAAATGGCGCGACTACTCGGCCCTGGACATCAAGCGCGACTCCTACGCGGCCAACATGATGCGCGCCAACCAGTGGCGCTACCGCTACGAGCTCAGCAAGCTGGGCAAGCCCGTCGACCGCACCGAGTGGAGCATGACGCCGCAGACCTATAACGCCTACTACAACCCCAGCAACAACGAAATCGTGTTGCCGGCCGCCATCTTCGCGGTGCCCGGCCTCAAGGACGCCGACGCCGACGACGCCATCATCTACGGCTACGCGGGAGCCAGCACCATCGGCCACGAGCTGACCCACGGCTTCGACGACGAGGGCAGCCAGTTCGATGAGAACGGCAACCTGCGCAACTGGTGGAGCAAGAAAGACCGGGCCGCCTTCCAGCAGCGCGTGAACGGCATCGTGCGCCAGTTCAATGGCTACACAGTGCTCGACTCGCTGCACATCAACGGCAAAGCCACGGCCGGCGAAAACATTGCCGATCTGGGCGGCATCGTCATTGCCTTCGATGCCTTCAAGAAAACCGAGCAGTACAAGAAAAACGAGAAAATCGGGGGCCTGACGCCCACGCAGCGCTACTTCCTGGGCTACGCCTTGGGCTGGCAGAACCACCAGCGCGACGAAGTACTAGCCCAGCGCATCCTCACCGATGTGCACTCACCGGCCAGCTACCGCGTCAACGGCCCCTTCGCCGACGTGCCGGCTTTCTACGAGGCCTTCAACGTGAAGCCCACCGACAAGCTCTACCGCCCCGACTCCGCCCGTGTGACGATTTGGTAA
- a CDS encoding 3-oxoacyl-ACP synthase III family protein yields MYIHQVASYLPEQVVTNEHFTNLNGLSADWIIERTGIRERRKAGPGENTNTMAIEATRRVLAQAPAFPVADLNLIVGATYTPHDTIYTLAHAVQRDLGINDIPVVSISSACSSLLNAIEIVEGYFAMGKASRAVVVVSEHNTAYNNESDTVAGHLWGDGASALLLTKERLAPTDLRVVEVLTGGAAVAGKADEAVTLKPVERGIVMPHGRDVFTYACQYMARVTRQLLERQHLGLDSLDYLIPHQANLRITKNVLQQLGLPPERAVSNIEHLGNTGCAGAAIGLGDTWPLLQPGNRVIITVFGGGYSFGAMLLER; encoded by the coding sequence GTGTACATTCACCAGGTGGCATCCTATCTGCCGGAGCAAGTCGTTACCAACGAGCATTTTACCAATCTCAACGGCCTCTCTGCCGACTGGATCATTGAGCGCACCGGCATTCGGGAACGGCGCAAGGCCGGCCCCGGCGAAAACACCAACACCATGGCCATTGAGGCCACCCGCCGCGTGCTGGCTCAGGCCCCGGCCTTTCCGGTAGCCGACCTCAACCTCATCGTGGGCGCCACCTACACCCCGCACGACACCATCTACACGCTGGCCCACGCCGTGCAGCGCGACCTGGGTATCAACGACATTCCGGTGGTGAGCATTTCGTCGGCGTGCTCGTCGCTGCTCAACGCCATTGAGATTGTGGAAGGCTACTTCGCCATGGGCAAGGCCAGCCGCGCCGTGGTGGTAGTGAGCGAGCACAACACCGCCTACAACAACGAGAGCGACACCGTGGCCGGCCACCTCTGGGGCGACGGCGCCTCAGCCCTGCTGCTCACCAAAGAGCGCCTCGCTCCTACCGACCTGCGTGTGGTAGAAGTGCTGACCGGTGGCGCCGCCGTGGCCGGCAAGGCCGACGAAGCCGTAACGCTGAAGCCCGTGGAGCGCGGCATTGTGATGCCCCACGGCCGCGACGTTTTCACCTACGCCTGCCAGTACATGGCCCGCGTGACCCGCCAGCTGCTAGAGCGCCAGCACCTGGGCCTCGACAGCCTCGACTACCTGATTCCGCACCAAGCCAACCTGCGCATCACCAAAAACGTGCTGCAGCAGTTGGGTTTGCCGCCCGAGCGGGCCGTGTCCAACATTGAACACCTGGGCAATACGGGTTGCGCCGGCGCCGCCATCGGCCTCGGCGACACCTGGCCGCTCCTGCAGCCTGGCAACCGGGTTATTATCACGGTATTCGGAGGCGGCTATTCCTTCGGGGCGATGCTGCTGGAGCGGTAA